TTAAGGATATTATTGataaaacataatataaaaaCCTCATTGTCAAGATATTATCGATAAAACATAATATAAGAACTTAACATTATTGTTAAGTTTAagaatattatttgtttttctattttactattAAAATGTCTTTCACCATTTATTATTTTCACAATgacaatatttaaaaaatgggttgtctaaatgatccatgataaagtttgcattaaataactcatcatccaatcacattggagataaatgagtttgaaataaattaataaataaaatatagaaattccaactcacttatctccaaatgtgattggatgatggattatttaacccaaactttatcatgagtcatttagacaacccctaaaattatcaattaatgTTCTTTTAAATTCTAAGTAGATAAATATTCTTTTCTCCTTAAGTGAACGGTTAATAAGGAACATAATATATATTCtctaaaaattataaattaaaagtcacagataattaaaaataaaaaattctcaaAACATAAAAAGGAAAGAAGAGAACAATGTCTCttttcacatatatatatatatatatatatatatatatatatatatatatatatatatatatatatatatatatgataaattCTTGTAATTAACTAGAGTGGCttctttgaaaagaaaaaaaagaactaCAATGGCTTCTGGATATAAAGGGTGTACCCAATGACAACTTTGAAATTCGTAATTACATGATCACCAATCCAGATATACATGATTGACTTTTATTCTTGAGACCTATACCTTGTTATTAATTAATCAGTGTATAATGGCAAAAATACAAGTTAATATTACACCGTTTTTTCTAAGGAAATCACCCCAAACCATAATGTAATGCTTAGACATGGCTGTACATTAGATCCTTAAGAAGGGTAACTTGGTTGGACTTTGGATCAGCTTGAAAAATCAAGAAAGGGAAAGGACGCAACATCTTTCATCAAATCCTCCAAGTCCCACTCACCCATGGTTAACTCTTCTGGGCACAAATCCTCCTGCACCCCACCTCTATTTTCATGAGGTCTCTTATTATTGTTGCTAATGTAGCAATTGTTAACGATGTTGTTTATGTCATCAAAGTAACAACTATAGTTAGTATCTCCCTTATTCTCCACTTTTAGGTCATGGTCAGAAGTAGTAGTAGTCCTAATTACACTCTCCAGAGGAGGAACCCCTTCAAAGACTCCGTTTTCCAAATAAAGACCTTTGATGTTGTTGTGGTCGTTGTCAATTTCACTTTGTAAGAAGCGTGGTGGCGCGTTGAAGAATCCACCGGCACCGGAAGCTGGCATGTTCATAATTCCATGCTCTAGCATAGGCAACCTCTCAATTATGGTGTTGAGAACCGTGGCttgtgttgttgttggtgatggAGATGAAGTCATGAACATAGGCATAATAAAATCAACATCTTGCTGTGTGGAATTGAAACTGAAACCTCCATTGTTGTTATGGTCTTTCTTGTTAGGCTCACATGAGGACTCACTTGCGTTTGGTGAAGGCAAGTTCTTGAGTCTTTTTTTTATTGTGGAATTCCAAAAGTTCTTAATCTCATTGTCAGTTCTCCCAGGTAAGCGTGCCGCAATTTGAGACCATCTTTAAAAATGAAACACAATTCAATGTTGGCTTAATACATGGCATAAGTTAAATTGAATTCATGAGTACGtgattgcattttttttttgcaattggTCTATTACTGAAAATGAATGCATGCTTTGCATGGaagcaataattttttttttgttcaaacgATACATGTATATATAAATGTAATGGAGTGTCTTCAACTCCGAAGTCCTGAGATACAGACGAATCACAATGCCTATATGTTGTTTTCAGTTAGTCCTTTTTGCTTCTACAAAAGACTTgtctatatattattatattttattcaatCGTGTTTTGCATGTATTTTTGAACTTTGAATTATGTGTTCCATATCATGACTAAGGAAGACTAGATTTAGACACCCAAAGACTTATCaaacattttttgaaaattttgtccGTCTTAAAATTGATGCAAAGATACCATTTTTAAGTAATAAATACAACTACAAGCTATCTTAGAATAAGCACAGTTGATATAAAATTAGTTGATGCATGTGTTTCGACTTCTATGTCTTAATTATAGATATCGGCATTTTTCAACGTGAAAATGATTGCATGCGATTTGAGAATTCTTCACAAATGATTCATATATTTCAGTACCACAAACGCATGCACCCTACTCAAGTGGCTAACAAATTAAGTGGTTAACAAATATAGATGTACAATggtattaaataatatttataactcTTATATTTACTAGAGATAGAGATGTGACTAAGTTAAAATAGTTCTTATTAATGGTATGGTATAACTCTCATCCATAAGttaatttttgttaatttttgaTGTAGAGTTAAGCATAACTCGAATTCTTATAAATAAGATTcagttttttctcttttcaaaaattAATCAATCATTGGTTTGCTCCTTTGAATTGGTCTTTGTAGCAGGTGTCGAGCGGCTTGGTTGTTTCCTTCAGTCATATTTATCGTCGTTTTTTGACTTTTATGAAGATATTTTTAGAGGTGTAGTCGCTTGGGGTTTTGTACTAGGTTTTTAGCACGCTCTTCTGCGTGTGGGTGGAAGGTTTTTGTTATATGAGCTGAATTTTGTCCAGTGTTATGCTGGCTAGGTTactgtacccatgttgagagattttgtttctcaacatttcttatttatataatatctatttttaacttttaaaaaaatctatctaacaaattaacttctttcatgaatttcaatttttatcattTCAATTTTGATGAGTTCTTTTTTATTGACTTTATGCATAGAACTTTTAcactcccaattaaggaaataaTGCTCACACGTATCCATCACACTTTTCAAATGGAAAATTATGCATAGAGATCCACATAATAGAGACATCTAACTGATATCTATagtgagaagagaaaagaagtgAATAAATCATAAAtgctatatctatatatatgatAAGAAGAAagatatataaaagaaaaaatggaatgtctactatatatgtatatacattatttatgtttaaatatcATTAGTGTTTTGATTCTTTTGAAATAGAGATGACGTCTACAATTAAGAACTATATGATGGCCTATACTTAGAAGGAACTAGTGGATTAATAAAATAAGTCTACCTCAAAAGTTAATTTAGATGAGGATTTTCCtttcattaaaaatattttattagtcATATTTCTAATTAATGTAACACTTGACATGAATGTTGCCATTAAATACACTTCAATGATAAATGAGAAGTTGATCTTAGAGAGATAAGTACACACATGTATGTTTTGGTTAACATATATAATACGTATGCAGCATGTTAGTAAAGTAGTTAATCAATTGTCAATAGTACTTTTTGCAATGTTAATGATGCAAGGATGAAGGATGATCCAAATTTGGTAATGCGATGGATAAATTTATGAgagttagaaaaaaaaaaagtggaccTGTTTCCAAGAAGGGAATGCAAATGGATGATGAGTTCCTCTTCTTGAGGCGAAAAAGCACCTCGTTTAAGATCAGGCCTCAAGTAATTGATCCATCGAAGCCGACAACTTTTCCCACATCTCTGCAAACCAGCATTTCTGGCCACATCGCTCCAACAACCTTGTCCAGAGTTTAACATGTAGTTCATGAGCTTGTCATCTTCCTCTGGTGACCACAACCCCTTTCTAAGCTTCGTCATATTGGAGTTGTTGTTTTTTGGCTCAGGCTTCCTCATTGTACATTTATCAATCAATATTGTGTAATTTCCTCTCCCAAATGGAATGATGTTGATAAGAGAAAGGATttatagagagagaaaaggaTGAGAAAGAAGCTTCATAGGGTGGGAATGATGATGATCATGATGGTGATGGTT
This portion of the Lotus japonicus ecotype B-129 chromosome 3, LjGifu_v1.2 genome encodes:
- the LOC130747302 gene encoding transcription factor MYB46-like; translation: MRKPEPKNNNSNMTKLRKGLWSPEEDDKLMNYMLNSGQGCWSDVARNAGLQRCGKSCRLRWINYLRPDLKRGAFSPQEEELIIHLHSLLGNRWSQIAARLPGRTDNEIKNFWNSTIKKRLKNLPSPNASESSCEPNKKDHNNNGGFSFNSTQQDVDFIMPMFMTSSPSPTTTQATVLNTIIERLPMLEHGIMNMPASGAGGFFNAPPRFLQSEIDNDHNNIKGLYLENGVFEGVPPLESVIRTTTTSDHDLKVENKGDTNYSCYFDDINNIVNNCYISNNNKRPHENRGGVQEDLCPEELTMGEWDLEDLMKDVASFPFLDFSS